In a genomic window of Weissella tructae:
- the murI gene encoding glutamate racemase, producing MDNRAIGYFDSGVGGLTVVKQALHQLPNEQIKYVGDTARMPYGPRTSEELKQFAMESADFLVGEDIKLLVIACNTATAQALPMLQEKLDIPVVGVIHPGIQAALEATADNKIGVIATEGTVNSNAYYNGLLAIQPHVTVAQLATPELVQIAEHKDLNAVETHNQIKEVVAPLVNSGIDTLVMGCTHFPLMADSLQRIFGDDVTLVDAGAEAVNTVEKILDAKSARHEIIPMVDHTEDEYFTTGDVTSFAEMGTKWLGLPINVSQLMINADGLEKVNIHE from the coding sequence ATGGATAATCGTGCGATTGGTTATTTTGATTCTGGAGTAGGTGGTTTAACGGTTGTTAAACAGGCTCTACATCAATTACCAAATGAACAAATTAAATATGTTGGTGACACGGCACGTATGCCTTATGGCCCACGTACTTCTGAGGAACTAAAACAATTTGCGATGGAATCCGCTGATTTTCTAGTCGGTGAAGATATTAAATTGTTGGTGATTGCTTGTAATACAGCAACTGCGCAAGCACTACCCATGTTACAAGAAAAATTGGATATCCCCGTTGTGGGTGTTATTCACCCCGGTATTCAAGCTGCTTTGGAAGCAACGGCGGATAACAAGATTGGTGTAATTGCGACTGAAGGAACAGTGAATTCTAATGCGTACTATAACGGACTATTAGCAATACAACCACATGTGACCGTTGCGCAATTGGCGACACCAGAATTGGTTCAAATTGCGGAACATAAAGACTTAAACGCAGTAGAGACACATAATCAAATCAAGGAAGTTGTCGCACCACTTGTGAATTCTGGGATTGATACCCTGGTAATGGGATGTACACATTTCCCATTAATGGCAGATAGTTTACAACGTATTTTTGGAGATGATGTGACCCTTGTGGATGCTGGTGCTGAAGCGGTTAATACAGTGGAAAAAATTCTTGATGCGAAGTCAGCCAGACACGAAATTATTCCAATGGTTGATCATACAGAAGACGAATACTTTACGACAGGTGATGTCACATCGTTTGCAGAAATGGGAACGAAATGGTTGGGTCTACCAATTAACGTGTCACAATTAATGATTAATGCAGATGGATTGGAAAAGGTGAACATTCATGAATAA